A genomic region of Zalophus californianus isolate mZalCal1 chromosome 1, mZalCal1.pri.v2, whole genome shotgun sequence contains the following coding sequences:
- the SENP5 gene encoding sentrin-specific protease 5 isoform X5: MKKQKKILWRKGIHLAFSEKWNTGFGGFKKFCFHQHFCILKAKLGRPITWSRQLKHFQCRKALQIQKTWIQDAPFFAKTKSSVAAQNVSTLSSKVKRKDSKHFLSSSRTLLRLQAERLLSSAKNSDHEYCGEKSVLKAVADLPASNVLGQANGHRPRTEPQASDFPMKFNGESQSPGESGTIVVTLSNHKRKRFCYGCYQGLEHHRNGGPLIPKKFQLNQHRRIKVSPFMMYEKLSMIRFRYRILRSQHFRTKSKVCKLKKAQRSWVQVTGDHQETLRENGEGGSCSPFPSPEPKDPSCRHQPYFPDMDSNAVVKGKNSHVPDGHTKGSPFLGKELSLDEAFPDQQNGSATFTWDQSPCSSPKWECTELIHDIPLPEHHSSNMFISETEREVMTLGQENRTSTVSDDRVKLSLCGADQSVNSVDGPVSEKTAGNESSCQMDEDGSLKQNILSSKLLDHPYCKSPLEAPLTCSGLKLEDQAGSGKNSQKVSPVDDEQLSICLSGFLDEVMKKYGSLVPLSEKDVLGRLKDVFNEDFSNRKPFINREITNYRARHQKCNFRIFYNKHMLDMDDLATLDGQNWLNDQVINMYGELIMDAVPDKVHFFNSFFHRQLVTKGYNGVKRWTKKVDLFKKSLLLIPIHLEVHWSLITVTLSNRIISFYDSQGIHFKFCVERKDYYKRNPQVGGGSCL; encoded by the exons atgaaaaaacagaagaaaattctaTGGAGGAAAGGAATCCATTTAGCCTTTTCTGAGAAATGGAATACAGGGTTTGGAGGTTTTAAGAAGTTCTGCTTTCACCAACACTTTTGCATTCTGAAAGCCAAATTGGGAAGGCCAATTACTTGGAGCAGGCAGTTGAAGCATTTCCAGTGCAGAAAAGCCCTTCAAATCCAGAAAACGTGGATCCAGGATGCACCTTTTTTTGCTAAGACAAAGTCCAGTGTGGCTGCTCAAAATGTTAGTACTTTGTCCtctaaagtgaaaagaaaagactCTAAACACTTCCTTTCCTCCTCAAGGACCCTCCTAAGACTCCAAGCAGAGAGGCTGCTGTCCTCAGCAAAGAACTCTGACCATGAATACTGTGGAGAGAAAAGTGTCTTGAAGGCAGTTGCTGACTTACCAGCAAGTAATGTTTTAGGTCAGGCCAATGGTCACAGACCTAGGACAGAGCCACAAGCTTCTGACTTTCCTATGAAGTTCAATGGGGAGAGCCAAAGTCCAGGTGAGAGTGGCACAATTGTGGTCACCTTGAGCAACCATAAGAGAAAGCGCTTTTGTTATGGCTGCTACCAGGGTCTGGAGCACCACAGGAATGGGGGACCCCTGATTCCAAAAAAGTTTCAACTTAACCAACATAGAAGAATAAAAGTATCTCCTTTTATGATGTATGAGAAATTATCCATGATTAGATTCCGGTACAGGATTCTCAGATCCCAGCACTTCAGAACAAAAAGCAAAGTTTGCAAGCTAAAAAAAGCCCAGCGAAGCTGGGTACAGGTCACTGGGGACCATCAAGAGACCCTTAGGGAAAACGGTGAGGGTGGCAGTTGCAGCCCATTCCCTTCCCCAGAACCTAAAGACCCTTCTTGTCGGCATCAACCGTATTTTCCAGATATGGACAGCAATGCTGTGGTGAAGGGAAAGAACTCTCATGTGCCTGATGGCCACACTAAAGGAAGCCCTTTCTTGGGCAAGGAGCTTAGTTTAGATGAAGCATTCCCTGACCAACAGAATGGCAGTGCCACATTTACCTGGGACCAGTCACCCTGTTCCTCTCCTAAGTGGGAGTGTACAGAGCTGATTCATGACATCCCCTTACCAGAACATCATTCTAGTAACATGTTTATCTCGGAAACCGAAAGAGAAGTCATGACTCTGGGTCAGGAAAATCGGACAAGTACTGTCAGTGATGACAGAGTAAAACTGTCACTGTGTGGGGCAGATCAATCTGTGAATAGTGTAGATGGGCCTGTGTCTGAAAAGACTGCTGGGAATGAGAGCTCATGCCAGATGGATGAGGATGGATCTCTCAAGCAGAACATTCTTAGTTCTAAGTTGCTGGACCACCCTTACTGTAAAAGTCCCCTGGAGGCTCCCCTGACATGCAGTGGACTCAAACTAGAAGATCAAGCAGGAAGTGGGAAGAACAGTCAGAAAGTCTCTCCAGTGGATGATGAGCAGCTGTCAATCTGCCTTTCTG GATTCCTAGATGAGGTTATGAAGAAGTATGGCAGTTTGGTCCCACTCAGTGAAAAAGATGTCCTTGGAAGACTAAAAGATGTCTTTAATGAAGACTTTTCTAATAG aaaaccaTTTATCAATAGAGAAATAACAAACTATCGGGCCAGACATCAAAAATGCAACTTCCGCATCTTCTACAATAAGCACATGCTGGATATGGATGATCTGGCAACCCTGGATGGTCAGAATTGGTTGAATGACCAG GTCATTAATATGTACGGTGAGCTGATAATGGATGCAGTCCCAGACAAA GTTCACTTCTTCAACAGCTTTTTTCACAGACAGCTGGTAACCAAAGGATATAATGGAGTAAAAAGATGGACTAAAAAG gtggATTTGTTTAAAAAGAGTCTTCTGTTGATTCCTATTCACCTGGAAGTCCACTGGTCTCTCATTACCGTGACACTCTCTAAtcgaattatttcattttatgattcCCAAGGCATTCATTTTAAGTTTTGTGTAGAG AGAAAAGACTACTACAAGAGGAATCCCCAGGTTGGAGGAGGTAGCTGTCTGTGA